The following is a genomic window from Corynebacterium incognita.
CCACGCCTTCGCCCTCGCTAATCAGGCCCAGCAGGATGTGCTCGGTGCCGATGTAGTTGTGGTTGAGCATGCGCGCCTCTTCTTGCGCCAAAACGATGACGCGGCGGGCGCGGTCTGTAAACCGTTCAAACATGTTTCGCTGTCCCCTAGATACTAAAGATGTTTTTCGCTTATACCCACCATAACGCCCGGCCCCGCGAACCCATCCACCGTTTCCTGATCCGCAACGTGAGTTCGCGCCCTTTACGCAGCTCATCGTCCATGTACGCCCATAGCGAACACCGCGCCGCCGGCCCTGCGGAGCGGAAGAATTCAATCCCCGAAAGCCCAGCGGGGGCGTCGGCAAGCCACTACCCTGTGCACCATGACCGCACCGACACACACCACCTCACACACGTCCGCATTCCCCGTTGACGGCAGCATTGATTACCGTGGCTGCTTCGAGCACGCTGTGGGCGACGCGCACCAGGTCAAGACGGATTTGGTCTACCGCGCAGCCTACGGCTCGAATACGTCGCACTACGATTACACCCCGGCCGCCGTCGTGGAGGCCACCTCTGCGGAGGAGGTTGGCCGGATCTTCGCCGCGGCGCGCGAACGGGGCATCCCGGTGACGCTGCGCTCGGGTGGTTCGTCGTTGTCGGGCCAGGCGGCGTCGGATAGCGTGATGGTGGACGTGCGCAAGCACTTCCGCGGCATGGACATCCTGGATGGTGGCAAGCGTGTGCGCGTGCAGCCGGGCCTGACCATCGATGACGTCAACCTGCGGCTGGCACCTTATGGCTACAAGCTGGGGCCAGACCCGGCATCGACATCCGTGGCCACCATCGGCGGCGTGATTGCCAACAACTCCTCCGGCATGGCGTGTGGCACCGAGTTCAACTCGTATAAGACGATCGAGTCGATGACCTTCGTGCTGCCGTCCGGCACCACAATCAACTCGGCGGACCCGGACGCGGACCGTCGCTTCGCGGAGGCGGAGCCGGAGCTGGTGGACACCCTGCAGCGACTGACGCGCCGTGTGCGCTCCAACCCGGAGTCCGTGGCGATTATCGAGCGGCATTTCGCCATCAAGAATTCCATTGGTTACACGCTCAACTCTTTCCTGGACTACGACTCCCCGGTAGAACAGTTCATTCACCTCCTCGTGGGTTCGGAGGGCACGCTGGCGTTCATCGCGGAGGCCACCTTCCACACCATCCCGCTGCGGCGCTTCGCGACGACCGCGATGGCGGTGTTTTCCAACCTCACCTCGGCCACCGACGCCCTGCCCGCGCTCAAGGAATCGGGCGCGGCCACGTTGGAGCTTCTCGACGACAAGTCGATCATTGAAGGTCAAAAAATCCCGGGTACGCCGCAGGAGATTCACGGCTTCGACCCGCAGGGGCAGACCGCGATGATCGTGGAGTACCACACCGATACCCTCGAGGAGCTGCGCGAGCTCGAGCGCATCGGCGGCAGAATCATGGCCGAGCACAACCTGTTCACGCCGGCGGAGTTCTTCACGGACGAGGCCCGGCGCGCCGGGGCCTGGAAGTTCCGCAAGTCGCTGTACCCCATCATGGCCGAGTCCCGCCCCACCGGAACGATGGCGCTCATCGAGGATATCGCGGTGCCCGTCGCGCGCCTTACCGACGCCGTGAACTCCATGGGCGAGCTGTTTGCCAAGTACTCCTACCGCGACGCGCTGATCCTAGGCCACGCGGGCGACGGCAACCTACACTTCACCATGACCGACGATTTCTACGGCGACGCGAACCTCAAGCGCTACCAAGAGTTCACGGATGACCTGGTGGACCTGGTCTTGGGATTTGAGGGCAACCTCAAGGCCGAGCACGGCACGGGCCGCGTGATGGCACCGTTCGTGCGCCGCCAGTACGGCGACGAGCTCTACGAGGTGGCCCGCGAGCTGAAATTCGCGGTGGACCCGCAGAACTGGATGAACCCGGACGTCATCATCACCGACGACCCGGAGATCCACCTGAAGAACCTCAAGCACCCGGAAGAGGTGGAGGACGAGATCAACAACTGCGTGGAGTGCGGCTTCTGCGAGGCCGTGTGTCCGTCGCGGGATCTCACGCTCACCCCGCGCCAGCGCATCGTGGTGCGCCGCGCCCGCGCCAAGGCGGAGGCGCTCGGCGATACCGCGGCGGTCAAGGAGATCGACGACAACCACCTCTACCCCGGCGTGCAGACCTGCGCGGTGGATTCCATGTGCGCCACGGCGTGCCCGGTGAATATCGATACGGGTAAGTTCATCAAGTCCCTGCGCCGCACGGACGCCAGCCCAGCGGAACAGAAGGTGTGGAACGCGGCGGCGAAGGCGTGGGCACCGGCGACCAAGGGCGCAGCCGCCGCGTTGACCGCGGCGAGTGCGCTGCCGCCCGCCCTGGTTCAGGGAGTGACCGGCATCGGGCGTGTGGTCGTGGACCCGGACACGATTCCGCTGTATACCAAGGATCTCCCCCGCGGTGGCACCGCACGTGGCGGCACGGGTCGGGGCCGCGGGGAGCGCGGAGGGCAGTTCGTCGGCGCGGCGGACGGCACGCTCGCCGGCATGTACCTGCCGGCATGCGTGAACACGATGTTCGGACCTGTCCGCGGCGGCGACGGCGCCCCGCGGGCCTTCCAGGAACTGCTCGCCAAGGCGGGACTGAAGCTGTTCGTGTCGGACAACATCGACTCGCTGTGCTGCGGCACGCCCTGGTCGTCGAAGGGCATGGCGGACGGCCACGCCACGATGTCCGGCAAGGTCGCAGCGAGTGTACGCCAGGCGCTCGAGAGCCACCCGGAGCTGCGCGGGCTGCCGATCATCTCCGACGCGTCAAGCTGCACCGACGGATTTGCGGACATGCTCACCGGCGACGATAGCGTGAGCGGCGATGCCACAGTCATGGACGCGGTGCGGTTCGTGGCGGAAGAGATCGTCGACAAGCTGGACGTGGCCAAGGCCTACGACTCGGTGACCCTGCACCCCACCTGTTCCTCGACGCAGATGGGCATCAACGGCCACCTCACCGCGCTGGCGGAAGCCTGCGCGCACGAGGTGCACGTGCCGCTGGACTGGCACTGCTGTGGCTTCGCGGGCGACCGCGGCATGCTCCACCCGGAGCTCACCGCGTCCTCGACGAAGGAAGAGGCGGCGGAGGCCCAGGCGCTCGACGCGGACGCGCACGCCTCCTGCAACCGCACGTGCGAGATCGGGCTGACCCGCGCCACCGGCAAGCCCTACCGCCACGTGCTGGAGTTGCTCGCCGCCGCCGCGCGCTAGGGCGGAAAAGCCGAAGGTCGGATCTAGCGGGTCGGTGTCAAGGTTGCGAGGGCCTACGGCATTGTTGAGACTCTACGCAGCGGGATGGATGGGACTTGCTCCGGTAGTCACTCGAGTAACCTCAAATGAAGCTGATGAGTAGGAGTAGGCCGGGAACTGAGCTTGCATGACCACTAAACCTTAAGGAGGCTACATGTTAGAGTCCCTAACTATACTTGGCAGTTTCAGCATCGCTATCCTCATTCCAGCTTTATTGATTGCCATAGTCGTTCTTCTTATCTTGTCTCTTAAGAACAAGAAGAAGTAGGCCTCAATTCATTTGCGAGATGTTGGGGGCACCGTTGCTTTCCCAGTTCAGGAATGTGGCGCCCTAAACAAACTAGCCATCGCGTGCCAACGGTAGGAGCAGTTTTCTCCAACCCCCAACGAGCTCTTCCCGACCTTTAGATCCCGACCTACAGCGCAGCGGCCACAAGCCGCTCGCTAGGCGTCACCCGGTGCGACCGGCGCAGTCTCCTCTGCGTCGACGCGCACGCGCTTGACCAGCGGGGTCATCGCCGCGGCCACCACGGCCAGCGTGCCGCCGACCATGAACGCCCAGCTCGCGCCCTGCGCCGTGGCGGCGGCTTCGCCGAGGCCGGACTCTTCGCCCAGCTGGGTACCGCGGGTGAGCACCACGATAAGCAGCGCCGTGCCGGTCGCGCCGGCCAGCTGCTGCAGGGTGGTCAGGATCGCGGAGCCGTGTGAGTAGAGCTCCTGCGGGAGCGATGCCAGGGACGTGGTCATCAGCGGGGTCATCATGAAGCCCACGCTCACCGCGAAGAGCATGTAGATTGCTACCACCTTCCACAGTGCAGCGTCCTCCCCCAGGAGGGACAACAGCCAGATGGAGACGGCCATAGCCAGGGCACCCGGGATCATCAGCGGACGCGGTCCCACGGAGTCGAAGATGCGGCCGATAATCGGCGAGAGCAGGCCCTGCAACAGGCCACCGGGCATCACCACGAGGCCGGCAGTCATGGCCGTCACGCCCAAGGAGGTTTGCAGGTAGATGGGCAGCACCGTCACGGAACCGAGCAGCAAGCCCATGGCCAGCAGCATAATGACTACCGCGATGGTGTAGTTGCGGATGGTAAATGGCCGCAGGTCCAACAGCGCGCGGCTGTCCTTGGCCAGGGCCAGTTGGCGGCGCACGAAGAACACCAGCGACACCACGCCGACCACGGTCACGACGACCGGGACGGTGGCGTTGCCCGCCAGCATCTGCTCAATCGACGACAGGCCATACACCAGGCCGCCGAAAGCGAACACGGACAGCACCACGGACGGCACGTCCAGCGGGGTCTCGCGGGTCTCACCTACGTTGGGTAGCTTGGCCACTCCCAACGCCAGGATCAGCAGCCCCAGCGGCAGCATGAACCAAAAGATGAAGTGCCAGCTAAACCTATCCAGAATCAGTCCGCCAACTGTCGGTCCCAACGCCGGGGCCACGGAAATCACCACGGAGATAATGCCCATGATGGTGCCGCGCCGCTGCGGCGGCACCAGGGTCATGGTCACCGTCATCAGCAGCGGCATGGCCAGCGCCGTGCCGGACGCCTGAATGACGCGCCCGGCCAAGAGCACGAGGAACGTCGGCGCCAGCGCCGCCAGCGTCGTGCCCGCCATAAACAGCAGGACCGACGCCACGAAAATCTGGCGGGTGCTAAAGCGCTCAATAAGAAAGCCCGTGGTCGGGATAACCACTGCCATCGTCAGCATGAAGCCGGTGGTCAGCCACTGCGCGGACGTTGCCGGAATACCAAAGTCCGCCATGACGGCAGGCAGCGCCACAGACAGGGACGTCTCGTTCAAGATCATGACGGTGGCCGCCGCCACGAGCACCACCAGGCTCATGGTGACCTCTGGGGTCATCTTCTTTGTTTGCTCCGCCATGGAGATTTCCTCATCTTTCGTTTCATTGCAGCCGTTTCTTTCAGCTGTCCAAACAACGCGATACTACGCCTGTTTTATTTCCCCACCTGCATCGCTGCAATGCACGTCACGCTGCCCCGGAAAGTGGTGTGCCGTTACACTGAGCACGCTGCCCCCGCACCTCCTCATCGACCCCAGTTCCCGCAACCAACATCAGAGGTTGTGCAACAGGGCCTGGCCCCCGCTACTCCAGCACACCGTTCCGGCGTTAAGCTCCTGCGCCCGCATCACCGTTGGGGAGTTACAGGTCCAATCATCAAAAGTCAGGTATAACGTGTTACCACCGCCTTCGCTCAGGTGGTTGGCATAGTAATCAAACGCCTTGTGGGCTTCAGCGCAATCGATGTCTCCGGAGAGAGTGACGTCGTAGCCATCGCTGGAGGTGCAGGAGCCATTCTCGCTTGCTGACGCCTCGTGCGCGGCGGGGTCGTAGTACTCATTCGGGTCGCACTGCGCCATGCGCTCCGCGATGCTGGTGGGCAGGCCGCGCTGCTTAAGAGCATCGACGTCGTAGCAAGCCATGGACATACCGTCGAGGTTCTCGCCGGCGGCGGGGATTTGCTGCCAGGCGCCATCAACGAACTCGAAGTAGAGCACCATGTCCGTTTGCATGCGGCCGGCGTCGGCAAACTTACCGTTGCAAGTGGTCACGTGATTGATGTGCGAATTGATGGCCTGGAACTCGGAGAGGTCGCAAGAGCCGGAGGCGGGCGCGGCGTCGGTGGCGGTGGTTGCGGCGGCCGTAGTCTTGGCGCTGGACGTGGCGGGTTTCGCGCTCATGGACGGCGCCGCTTTACTGGTGGTGGTCGGGGTGTCAGCCGTGACGGTGACCACGGTGGTGGGCGCGGCCTGGTCGTCGCTGCTGGAGCAGGCGGTCAGCATGGCCGCGGTGGTCAGGACCGCCGCGGCCGCGCCGAGGGTGCGGCGAGAGTAAGAGAGAGCAGTAAACATAACTCTTACTATGCCGAAAAAGCCGCGCGGGCGCGCGGCTTGTGGTGGCTGTTGTAGGGCGGTTAGGCCTTCGGCTCAGGCTTGACCATTGGGAAGAGGACGGTCTCCCGGATGCCGAGGCCGGTGAGCGCCATGAGGAGGCGGTCGATGCCCATGCCCACACCGGCGCTCGGGGGCATGCCCTGCTCCATGGCGGCGAGGAAGTCCTCATCAAGCACCATGGCCTCGTCGTCGCCGTTGGCGGCCAGGCGGGCCTGGTCCTCGAAGCGCTCGCGCTGGATGACGGGGTCAACGAGCTCCGAGTAGCCGGTGGCCAGCTCAAAGCCGCGGACGTAGAGGTCCCACTTCTCGGTCACGCCGGGCTTCTCGCGGTGGTCGCGGGTCAGCGGGGAGGTCTCCACGGGGAAGTTCTTGACAAAGATCGGGCCCTCGAGCTGGTCCTCGCAGAGCAGCTCCCAGATTTCCTCGACGAGCTTGCCGTGGCCCCAGCCGCCTTTCTCCGGGACCTTGAGGCCGATGGCGTCGGCGATGCCCTTGAGCTCGTCCACGGTGGACTCGATGGTGACTTCCGGCTGGCCCGGGAACTTGCGCGCCAGGGCCTCGTTGAGGGACTCGTACATGTCGAGCTCCGGCCAGGAGTCGCCACCGAGGTCGTACTCGGTGCCGTCGGAAAGCGTGACCGTGGTGGAACCGAAGACCGCACGCGCCACGGACTGGATGAGCTCGCGGGTGGTGTCGGCGCCGGTGTTGTAGTCGCCCCAGGCCTCGTAGAACTCGAGCATGGCGAACTCCGGGGAGTGCGAGGAGTCCACGCCCTCGTTGCGGAAGTTGCGGTTGACCTCGAAGACCTTGTCAATGCCGCCGACGACGGCGCGCTTGAGGTACAGCTCCGGGGCGATGCGCAGGTAGAGATCGATGTCGAGCGCGTTGGAATGCGTGACAAACGGGCGCGCGGCGGCGCCGCCGTGCAGGGTCTGCAGCATCGGGGTCTCGATTTCCAGGAAGCCCCGGTCCTCGAGGTAGTGGCGCAGGGCGCGCATAACCTTGATGCGGGTCATGGCGTTCTTGCGGGCATCCTCGCGGACGATGAGGTCGTTGTAGCGCTGGCGCACGCGGGTGTCCTCCGCCAGGTCGGCGAAGGAGACGGGCAGCGGGCGGACAGCCTTAGACGCCATGGTCCAGCTCGTGGCCATGATGGACAGCTCACCGCGGCGGGAGGAGATGACGCGGCCGGTCACGGAGATGAAGTCACCGAGGTCGACGTCCGACTTCCAGGCAGCCAGGGCGTCCTCGCCCACCTCAGCCAAGGACAGCATGGCCTGAACCTGGGTGCCGTCACCATCCTGGAGCGTCGCAAAGCAAAGCTTGCCGGTGTTGCGCATGAAGATAAGGCGCCCGGCGATGGACTTGACGACGTCGGTTTCCTCGCCCGGGGTCAGGTAGGTGACACCGTCGACCTTCTCTCCGTCGTAGTCCTCCGGGACGGCCTGGAACTGCTCGCGCAGCTCGCGCAGGGAGAGATCGCGCGGGACGGCCACGGGGTAGGCGTCGGTGCCGGAAGCGATGAGGCGCTCGCGCTTGTCGCGGCGAATGCGCAGCTGCTCCGGGAGTTCGGCGGTGGGGTTGTTGTCAGTCGTCTTCTGCTCAGTCACGCCCTTAAGGGTAGCGGATAAAGACGCAGGAGCGGGCACGGGATCCGGGTGCCGCTCAGTAGTACCCCCTCCGGACACCCTCCATTTAGGAAACATTATTGTTGCGTAATTGTTTGTGTTTGATTGCTGTTCCCATGCGCGGGATGAACAACCCCGATGGGGGTAAAATCCCCAGTTTTGTTGTGACAAATTTAGGCGAGTTTACGCAACGTTCAACAACTTGTCACCTGGATCTAGCCGGGCGGCCACGTGGTGATTTTATGCTTGCGTAGTCCAACGAAATTTCTATCCATTTGGAGCATGACCATGGCACTCAAGGGCCGTAACCTTCTCTCTAACCTGTTTGCTTCCTCCCGTTCCAAGCTGACCTGCACCTACAAGTGCGGTAACGGCTGCTTCGGTGACTGCGAGAACACCTCCGGCAACACCTACTTCGGTGACCTGATGTCCCGCCGCGCCGCTCTGCGCGCTGGCGGCCTGACCGTCGTCACCGTCGGCGGCGGCGCTGCACTGGCAGCCTGCTCCTCCGAGGGGTCCGACAACGCTGCTGGCTCCTCCTCTTCCGCCGGTTCTTCCCAGAAGACCTCCGAGGTCAAGACCGAGCACGTGTCCAACGAGGGCATGCAGTTCAAGCCGGTTGAGCCGAACACCAAGGACGAGGTCGTCATCCCTGAGGGCTACGAGCAGGCAGTGCTCATCGCCTGGGGCGACCCGGTCATCGAGGGTGCACCGGAATTCGACCCGGAGAACCAGAAGCCGGAGGACGCTGAGAAGCAGTTCGGCTTCAACAACGACTTCGCTGGTCTGCTGGAGCACCCGGACGATGAGAACCGCATGGTCTACGTCTGCTCCCACGAGTACACCACCGAGCCGCAGATGTTCCCGGACTACGACGCCGAGAACCCGACCGAGGACCAGGTCAAGATCGGCTGGGCTGGCCACGGCCTCACCGTCCTCGAGGTGTCCAAGGTGGAGGGCTCCGGCGAGCTCAAGCGCGAGTTCGGCCCGCTGAACCGCCGCCTCACCGCGACCTCTGACTTCAAGCTCGTCGGCCCGGCTGCCGGTACCGACTTGGTGAAGACCGAGAAGGACAAGAAGGGCGAGCTCGTCAAGGGCACCCTGAACAACTGCTCCGGCGGCGTGACCCCGTGGGGCACCATCCTCTCCGGCGAGGAGAACTTCGACCAGTACTTCGGCAACGCCAAGGTGGACGACAAGAAGGCTCAGAAGTCCCTCGAGCGCTTCGGCTTCAAGGACGAGCCTTCCGCACGTAAGTGGGAGAAGTTCGACGACCGCTTCGACGTGTCCAAGACCCCGAACGAGCCGAACCGCTTCGGCTGGCTGGTAGAGCTGGATCCGTTCGACCCGGAGTCCACCCCGGTCAAGCACACCGCTAACGGCCGCTTCAAGCACGAGGCTGGCAACGTCCACGTCCTCGATGACAACACCGTGGTCTGCTACTCCGGCGATGACTCCCGCTTCGAGTACCTGTACAAGTTCGTCTCCTCCAAGAAGTACAAGGAAGGCGACAAGAAGCACAACATGACCATCCTGGACAACGGCACCCTCTACGTCGCTACCTTCGAGGGCAACTCCAAGGATGACGAGATCGACGGCTCCGGCGCTCTGCCGGAGGACGGCGCATTCGACGGCAAGGGTAAGTGGGTTAAGCTGCTGACCTCCAACACCGACGAGAACAAGTTCGAGTCCCACGTGGACGGCATGTCCGCCGAAGAGGTCGCAGTGTTCACCCGTGAGGCTGCCGACAAGGTTAAGGCCACCATGCTGGACCGCCCGGAGGACGTTGAGGTCTCCCCGACCAACAACAAGGTCTACATCGCGCTGACCAACAACAAGTACCGCGGCGCTGCCGAGGGCGAGAACGGCCGCCTGGAGGACGTCAAGGAATACGCTCCAATCAAGGAGAACAAGAACGGCCTGGTCATGGAGATGGACGACGACCACGCTGGCGAGGAGTTCACCTGGAACCTCATGCTGGTCTGTGGTGACCCGAAGGAAGCGTCCACCTACTTCGGCGGCTTCGACAAGGAGAAGGTCTCCCCGATTTCCTGCCCGGACAACCTCGCGTTCGACAACCACGGCCTGCTGTGGGTCTCCACCGACGGCAACGCCCTGGACTCCAACGACGGCCTGTACGCCGTGACCACCGAGGGCGACAACCGCGGCGAGCTCAAGTGCTTCCTCACCGTTCCGGCTGGCGCTGAGACCTGTGGTCCTATCGTTGACGACGACCGCGTGATGGTCAACGTTCAGCACCCAGGCGAGACCGACGAGGCCACCTACGAGAACCAGACCTCCCACTGGCCTGAGGGCGGCGACTCCATCCCGCGCCCAGCCTGCGTTGTGGTCTGGAAGAAGGACGGCAAGATCGGCATCGAGGGCTAAGTAGTAACTACCCCCGAACCGGGCCCGCAGCGTCGCGGGCCCGGTTTCATTTTTCACCCCTTCCCCCTCCATCAAGCGCACCAATCACTATATGAACAGCAATTTCACTCAGTAGACTGACAAACTGTTCCGCCGCGTGTGAAACATCACCCACCTACAATTCTTCTTCCGGAGTAGCGACTATGGCAGTCTAAGAATAATAACTTTCTTAGAAAGGAGTCCCATGGATACTTGGGAACCAACTCTGTCCGCCGGACCTCTCCTCGCTATCGCGGCCTTGTCCATCGCTCTCATCCTCGCGATGGTCATCTTCTTTAAGGTTCATGCATTCGTCACCTTAACCACCGTGTCGGCGCTTACTGCTCTCATGGCAGGAATACCACTCGACAGCATTGTCCCTACAATGACAGAAGGTTTCGGTAAAACGCTCGGATCGGTGGCACTATTGGTCGGTCTTGGAGCGATGATCGGTCGGCTTGTCGAAACCTCCGGCGGTGCCAAGTCCCTTGCAGAGCTACTCGTTTCAACCTTCGGCGAGCAAAAGGCCCCTCTCGCACTCGGTGTGGCTTCACTAATCATGGGTTTCCCCATTTTCTTTGATGCGGGTCTCATCGTGATGCTGCCAGTTATTTTTGCCGTTGCACGACGCCTCAAGGGGTCGGTGCTCACGTACGGCATCCCAGCTGCCGGCGCCTTTTCCGTCACCCACGTGTTCCTGCCACCACACCCCGGCCCAGTGGCAGCAGCCGAGTTCTTCCATGCGGATATTGGCCTCATCCTCCTTTTCGGCCTGCTGGTAGCCCTCCCTACCTGGTACCTTTCGGGTTACCGCCTCGGACTATTCCTCGGCAAGAAATTCCCTGACCGAATGGTCGACTCACTAACGGGCCCCATAGTCGATGATGGACAGCTGCCCACTTCTCCCGCGTCTCCACTAAAGGTTATCGGCATCCTGCTCATCCCTATGCTTCTCATCTTCGGTAACACCGGACTTTCCACTTTGCAGACAACTGGTGCGGCCGATGGAGACGCCACGTGGGTCCAGTTCCTGGTATTTCTCGGACAAACCCCCATTGCACTTCTCATCACCACAGCTGCTGCGATGCTACTCCTCGGCCTTCACCGTGGGATAGATAAAACCGCAATTGAAAAGACCATGGAATCGGCACTAGGACCAATTTGCTCAGTCGTTCTCATCACTGGTGCAGGTGGCATGTTTGGCGGGGTTCTCCGCGCCTCGGGCATTGGGGATGCGCTGGCAGACTCGATGGCTGGCTTAGGCATCCCCGTCATTATCGCCGCCTACATCATCGCCGTTGCACTGCGCCTCGCGCAGGGTTCTGCAACGGTCGCGTTGACCACTGCTGCGGCACTCATGGTTCCGGCAGTCGAAGCTGGCGGCTTCACAGCTGTTCAATTGGCACTCATCGTCTTGGCCACAGCCGCGGGCTCGGTATTTGGCAGCCACGTCAACGACTCCGGTTTTTGGCTGGTCGGACGGCTGATGAACCTCGACGTCGCCACCACCCTGCGAACGTGGACGGTAAATCAGGCGCTCATCTCGGTTATTGGTTTCACCTTTGTTGGCGCGCTCTACGGTGCGAGCCTAATGTTCCGATAGCTGATCGCCAGTACGAATCCACCTTGCTGCCTTACCTACAATGGTCTCCAACGGCTCCGAGATATCGAATAACTTTCCTGACTCATCGGGGCCCAACGATTCCAAGGTCTCTACTTGGGAGTGCAGCAAAGACGCTGGCATAAAGTGCCCCGGCCGGTGGTTCATCCTCTCGAACAAAACAGAAAACTCACCATCAAGGTGCAAAAAGGCTACTTCCGGAACATACTCCCTGATGAGGTCTCTGTACGAACGTTTCAAGGCACTGCACCCCACCATCGCCCCGTTATCGGCAGCCGCCAACCAGGCCCCGATTTCGCGCAACCATGGCCACCGATCCTCATCAGTTAGTGGAACACCGCGCGCCATCTTGGCGATATTTTCCTGCGGATGAAGATCATCGCCATCTCGATAAGCCAGTCCGACCACTGGCGACAGCATCTCCCCCACAGTTGACTTACCAGATCCCGACACTCCCATGATAACGATGTGCCGGTAAGCAAAGTCGTTGCATTGAGGCGAAGGAAGCAAGGCGTTCATCACCTCATTTTAGCACCGCAAAGCGTGCCTGCAGGACCAGCCTGTTATGAATATGACCACTATAGCTACACCCCTTCACCCATACCTCTCGCTGAGTTCCGACCGTCCTCGCCGATATTCTTAAACCCGATGCCCAATGGCAGGCCGACGTTGTCGAGCAGGCGCACGCCGCCGATGGTGGCGGCGACGAACAGCCGGGCGTCGCCTTGTTCGGGGGCGGGGCCGCCGTCGAGAGCGCGCAGCTGAACGTACTCCGGGGTAATACCCGCGGCCTGCAGCACGGCGTCCACAACCTCGCGGACTGCCCTCTCCCCGCCCTCGGCGGCGTGCGCCCCTGCCGTCAGCGCCGCGGACAGGGCGCTGGCCTGTTCTCGGGCATCGGCAGGCACCTGCGTGTTGCGCAAACTCATGGGCACGCCGTCGGCCATCCGCACAGTAGGCACGCCCTGCACGCGCACGCCGAGGTGGAAGTCCTTCACGGCGCGCTGCAGCCCCAGCAGCACCTCAAAGTCCTTCTCCCCCACCACGACGTCCGAGGGCTTGACCACGCCAAGCAACGCCAGGTGCCACGCCACC
Proteins encoded in this region:
- a CDS encoding GntP family permease; this encodes MDTWEPTLSAGPLLAIAALSIALILAMVIFFKVHAFVTLTTVSALTALMAGIPLDSIVPTMTEGFGKTLGSVALLVGLGAMIGRLVETSGGAKSLAELLVSTFGEQKAPLALGVASLIMGFPIFFDAGLIVMLPVIFAVARRLKGSVLTYGIPAAGAFSVTHVFLPPHPGPVAAAEFFHADIGLILLFGLLVALPTWYLSGYRLGLFLGKKFPDRMVDSLTGPIVDDGQLPTSPASPLKVIGILLIPMLLIFGNTGLSTLQTTGAADGDATWVQFLVFLGQTPIALLITTAAAMLLLGLHRGIDKTAIEKTMESALGPICSVVLITGAGGMFGGVLRASGIGDALADSMAGLGIPVIIAAYIIAVALRLAQGSATVALTTAAALMVPAVEAGGFTAVQLALIVLATAAGSVFGSHVNDSGFWLVGRLMNLDVATTLRTWTVNQALISVIGFTFVGALYGASLMFR
- a CDS encoding gluconokinase, whose product is MNALLPSPQCNDFAYRHIVIMGVSGSGKSTVGEMLSPVVGLAYRDGDDLHPQENIAKMARGVPLTDEDRWPWLREIGAWLAAADNGAMVGCSALKRSYRDLIREYVPEVAFLHLDGEFSVLFERMNHRPGHFMPASLLHSQVETLESLGPDESGKLFDISEPLETIVGKAARWIRTGDQLSEH
- a CDS encoding pantoate--beta-alanine ligase, with product MSFELGQATRVEDARHIGMVASAFKKKGKPVALVPLRAGVHAGHLSLIAAAKRIRGAVVIVAYSGADEDDYAVFARSGVDAVFAYSEDTLWPRGLRTTVLPVDHGLEEPAVIGREVAWHLALLGVVKPSDVVVGEKDFEVLLGLQRAVKDFHLGVRVQGVPTVRMADGVPMSLRNTQVPADAREQASALSAALTAGAHAAEGGERAVREVVDAVLQAAGITPEYVQLRALDGGPAPEQGDARLFVAATIGGVRLLDNVGLPLGIGFKNIGEDGRNSARGMGEGV